A stretch of Brassica rapa cultivar Chiifu-401-42 chromosome A08, CAAS_Brap_v3.01, whole genome shotgun sequence DNA encodes these proteins:
- the LOC103833778 gene encoding selenium-binding protein 2, whose protein sequence is MATETVLATAVSNGVGKACCKSGPGYATPLAAMSGPPEKLIYVTALYSGTGREQPDYLATVDVDPNSPTYSSVIHRLKMPYIGDELHHTGWNSCSSCHGDPSASRRYLVLPGLISGRIYAIDTMTDPKAPSLYKVVEPKEISEKTGLAFPHTSHCLASGDMLVSCLGDKEGNAKGNGFLLLDSDFNVKSRWDKPGHAPKFGYDFWYQPRFKTMISTSWGAPKAFSKGFNLQHVADGLYGSHLHIYKWPEGEMKQIIDLGNTGLLPLEIRFLHDPSKDTGYVGSALSSNMIRFFRNSDDTWSHEVVISVEPLKVENWILPEMPGLITDFLISLDDRFFYFVNWLHGDIRQYNIEDPKNPVLTGQIWVGGLLQKGSPVKAVREDGTTYQFDVPQIKGKSLRAGPQMIQLSLDGKRLYATNSLFSAWDRQFYPELMDKGSHIIQIDVDTEKGGLSINPDFFVDFGEEPDGPALAHEMRYPGGDCTSDIWI, encoded by the exons ATGGCAACAGAGACTGTATTGGCGACGGCGGTGAGCAACGGCGTAGGTAAAGCTTGTTGCAAGTCCGGTCCGGGTTATGCTACGCCTCTAGCTGCCATGTCCGGTCCACCTGAAAAGCTCATCTACGTCACCGCCCTCTACTCTG GAACGGGGCGAGAGCAACCAGACTACTTGGCGACGGTAGATGTGGATCCAAACTCACCCACATATTCAAGCGTCATTCACAGATTGAAAATGCCTTATATAGGCGATGAGCTTCATCACACTGGTTGGAACTCTTGCAGCTCTTGCCACGGTGATCCTTCTGCTAGTAGACGTTACCTCGTCTTACCAGGCTTAAT ATCTGGTCGCATCTACGCAATCGACACAATGACTGACCCAAAGGCTCCGTCCTTGTACAAGGTTGTAGAACCTAAAGAGATTTCTGAGAAGACAGGATTAGCATTTCCGCACACGTCTCACTGCCTCGCCTCTGGCGACATGTTGGTCTCTTGCCTTGGTGACAAAGAAGGAAACGCCAAAGGGAACGGGTTTCTCCTTCTTGACTCTGATTTCAACGTCAAAAGCAGGTGGGACAAACCAGGGCATGCCCCAAAGTTTGGGTATGATTTCTGGTACCAGCCTCGGTTCAAGACGATGATCAGCACTTCTTGGGGAGCACCTAAAGCTTTCTCCAAAGGTTTCAATCTCCAGCACGTTGCTGATGGCTTGTACGGAAgtcatttacatatttataaatgGCCAGAAGGTGAAATGAAACAGATTATTGACCTTGGTAATACTGGTCTCTTACCTCTCGAG ATAAGATTCTTGCATGATCCGTCTAAAGATACAGGATATGTTGGGAGTGCCTTGTCGAGTAATATGATACGATTTTTCAGGAACAGTGATGACACATGGAGTCATGag GTGGTTATATCAGTTGAACCACTGAAAGTAGAGAACTGGATTCTTCCAGAAATGCCGGGGCTTATCACCGACTTCTTGATCTCCCTCGATGATAGGTTTTTCTACTTTGTGAACTGGCTTCATGGAGACATTCGTCAGTACAACATTGAAGACCCTAAAAACCCTGTCTTAACTGGTCAAATTTGGGTGGGCGGATTACTACAAAAAGGCAGCCCTGTAAAGGCGGTTAGAGAAGATGGTACCACTTACCAGTTTGATGTTCCTCAGATCAAG GGGAAATCTCTACGAGCAGGACCTCAGATGATCCAGCTGAGCCTTGATGGTAAACGATTGTATGCAACAAACTCACTGTTCAGCGCGTGGGACCGTCAGTTTTACCCAGAACTCATGGATAAAGGATCACACATAATTCAGATTGATGTTGATACAGAGAAAGGTGGTCTCTCAATAAACCCTGATTTCTTTGTGGACTTTGGTGAAGAACCTGATGGTCCTGCGCTTGCCCACGAGATGAGATATCCCGGCGGAGACTGCACATCTGATATCTGGATTTGA